The Oscillatoria sp. FACHB-1407 genome includes a region encoding these proteins:
- a CDS encoding helix-turn-helix domain-containing protein: MQQPTPIPKLALLREQAGLTQRELAHIVGVTETTIANWERGRSGLDWIERFIKLCDALNCDLHDLIEYPSSEPVKEPSFEELRQMYRAGQLLHRRAIDSNTQSQAK, translated from the coding sequence ATGCAGCAGCCAACCCCAATTCCCAAACTTGCACTTCTGCGTGAACAGGCAGGGCTAACCCAGCGAGAGCTAGCTCATATTGTGGGTGTCACTGAAACAACCATTGCCAACTGGGAACGGGGTCGCAGTGGGCTAGATTGGATTGAACGCTTCATTAAGTTGTGTGATGCGTTGAATTGTGATTTACACGATCTAATCGAATATCCCAGCAGTGAGCCTGTAAAAGAGCCTTCCTTTGAAGAGTTGCGTCAAATGTATCGAGCGGGTCAATTGCTACACCGGAGGGCGATCGACTCTAACACTCAATCTCAGGCAAAGTGA
- a CDS encoding WGxxGxxG family protein codes for MQNAFLSKVLGASALTLSLTLFANLPASATAAPPTDTAPPVDATAPIDAPETTDSVETEVETEDDGFDWGWLGLLGLIGLAGLTRKNDDRVARYREPDEVGTGSGPRY; via the coding sequence ATGCAAAACGCTTTTCTTTCCAAAGTTTTGGGTGCTAGTGCTTTGACCCTGAGCTTGACTCTGTTTGCTAATTTGCCCGCTTCTGCAACCGCTGCTCCTCCGACTGATACGGCTCCTCCTGTGGATGCGACTGCTCCCATCGATGCTCCTGAAACAACCGACAGTGTTGAAACTGAAGTTGAAACTGAAGACGATGGATTTGATTGGGGTTGGTTAGGTCTGCTGGGCTTGATTGGCTTGGCTGGTTTGACCCGCAAGAATGACGATCGCGTTGCTCGTTACCGTGAGCCTGATGAAGTTGGTACTGGCAGCGGTCCTCGCTACTAA
- a CDS encoding tetratricopeptide repeat protein yields the protein MNLRSPASRNKEHQASSTGTAVKTSATHARLISRSRVTPRRKQSREGVTGGKSSISNLSQGDRDILLRQRALAEVQQGNYLEAIALFTELIERNPDSATDYNNRGLVYFQGGQWEAALADYNRAIELNPRLDSVYNNRANYHASQGDLLEAILDYDTALDLNPGNIRAWINQGITFRDLKMYEQAVECFDLALCMGHQLEGHIYAERGRTYHLWGDWNCAIADYNRAIEALAQPKQATTGLAARLRLQVNVWLDELTNP from the coding sequence ATGAATCTGCGATCGCCTGCAAGCCGTAACAAGGAACACCAAGCTAGTTCGACTGGAACCGCAGTTAAAACATCTGCGACTCATGCTCGTCTGATATCTCGTTCTCGTGTCACACCCCGACGGAAGCAATCGCGCGAAGGTGTCACTGGTGGCAAGTCTTCTATCTCTAATCTGAGCCAAGGCGATCGCGACATTTTGCTGCGGCAACGGGCACTTGCCGAAGTGCAGCAAGGGAACTACTTGGAAGCGATCGCCCTGTTTACCGAATTGATTGAGCGCAACCCCGACAGTGCCACCGACTACAACAACCGTGGCTTGGTTTACTTCCAGGGGGGTCAGTGGGAAGCCGCACTCGCAGATTACAATCGGGCGATCGAACTCAACCCCCGATTAGACAGTGTGTACAACAACCGCGCCAACTATCACGCCTCCCAGGGTGATTTGCTCGAAGCCATCCTGGACTACGACACTGCCCTTGACCTCAACCCCGGCAACATCCGCGCCTGGATCAATCAAGGCATCACGTTCCGTGACCTGAAGATGTATGAGCAAGCGGTCGAATGTTTTGACCTGGCACTCTGCATGGGACACCAACTGGAGGGTCACATTTATGCTGAGCGTGGACGCACCTATCATTTGTGGGGCGACTGGAATTGCGCGATCGCAGACTACAATCGGGCGATCGAGGCTCTTGCCCAGCCCAAACAAGCCACCACAGGTCTGGCAGCCCGTCTACGGTTGCAGGTAAATGTGTGGTTGGATGAACTGACTAACCCTTAA
- the hpxZ gene encoding oxalurate catabolism protein HpxZ, which produces MTEINHPATVAEVAELYSKYETALCTNDLDTMDALFWDSPEVVRLGATENLYGIEEIRAFRKARGPATLTIEREISNFKVVTFDTDTAVVTLEFYGGVVGKPPRRGRQSQVWRRFPQGWQIVSAHVSWLPEA; this is translated from the coding sequence ATGACCGAAATTAACCATCCTGCAACTGTCGCTGAAGTTGCTGAACTCTATTCCAAGTACGAAACCGCACTCTGCACCAACGATCTAGATACGATGGATGCCCTCTTTTGGGATTCACCAGAGGTTGTGCGATTGGGAGCCACGGAAAACCTCTATGGCATTGAGGAAATCAGAGCCTTTCGCAAAGCCAGAGGACCAGCAACGCTGACCATCGAGCGAGAAATTTCTAACTTCAAAGTAGTAACGTTTGACACTGATACAGCCGTTGTCACCCTCGAATTTTATGGTGGGGTGGTTGGTAAACCTCCCCGACGAGGACGGCAGAGCCAGGTCTGGCGCAGATTTCCACAGGGATGGCAGATTGTCTCGGCTCACGTCTCCTGGTTACCTGAGGCATAA
- a CDS encoding LuxR C-terminal-related transcriptional regulator, whose amino-acid sequence MHYSTTVPELSKSTSTLKIVIVDPDLRSQFELKQRLSTHPHLNIVGSVTNGQASFSAAKTLKPDLIILNMYLPDLNSIVVLKTLKTLLPRVRVLMLSGDRNERRVADALLHGADAYCLKGISPTQLLVAITCVQDGAVYLDPQIARCVVNQLEKPTSDQPIAVLTKRELEILQLLVKGQTNAEIGKALYLSPYTIKCHVRNIMNKLAVDDRVQIAVRALRSGLVKPHAVSGI is encoded by the coding sequence ATGCACTATTCCACAACAGTTCCTGAGCTATCCAAAAGCACTTCTACTTTGAAAATCGTCATTGTTGATCCTGATTTGCGATCGCAATTTGAGTTAAAGCAACGGCTATCAACTCATCCTCACTTAAATATTGTTGGCAGTGTAACCAACGGTCAGGCAAGCTTTAGTGCAGCTAAAACTCTGAAGCCTGATCTGATTATTCTCAATATGTATCTGCCGGATCTCAACAGTATTGTCGTTCTAAAAACCCTTAAGACCCTGCTGCCACGGGTGCGCGTGTTGATGTTAAGTGGCGATCGCAATGAACGGCGAGTTGCAGATGCTTTGCTTCATGGGGCAGATGCATATTGCCTGAAGGGTATCAGCCCTACTCAGTTGTTAGTAGCAATTACCTGTGTCCAGGATGGAGCCGTCTATCTCGATCCTCAAATTGCTCGATGCGTGGTGAACCAACTCGAAAAACCAACCTCTGACCAACCTATTGCCGTCCTCACAAAACGAGAGTTAGAAATATTGCAATTGCTCGTTAAAGGGCAGACAAACGCTGAAATCGGTAAAGCTCTTTACCTCAGCCCTTACACCATTAAATGTCACGTCCGAAATATCATGAACAAATTAGCTGTTGATGATCGGGTGCAAATTGCGGTCAGAGCATTGCGATCGGGATTGGTTAAACCCCATGCCGTATCAGGGATCTAA
- a CDS encoding phosphoribosylaminoimidazolesuccinocarboxamide synthase, whose amino-acid sequence MLKLNFRSYASVLALSVALTSAAAFKPAPALANCSDQLASLEQVQPFMERHWQELQQQTTYPWGNARPYGTLMGNRITLTPEFDRLTGSQKREVINSVFSYSLTPEERQSFEPFLMPGPYEIYTSDGRFVDRASACHDNTALTERARYSYYYNSGYSQAGAELRNAGYSDWRIVRFPISVEQEQFVRYRFWNAIGYNHADSGWWIAWVPETGRFEINAPVGFNPQQLQRFWRVAPSQYHYDVVTIDGTLVQQR is encoded by the coding sequence ATGCTCAAACTAAACTTCCGATCCTATGCGTCTGTCTTAGCTTTAAGCGTTGCATTAACATCTGCGGCGGCATTCAAGCCAGCACCCGCTCTTGCAAACTGCTCTGACCAACTGGCATCACTAGAGCAAGTTCAGCCATTTATGGAACGTCACTGGCAGGAATTACAACAGCAAACCACCTATCCCTGGGGAAATGCACGTCCCTATGGAACGCTAATGGGTAATCGTATTACACTGACTCCCGAATTCGATCGCTTAACGGGTTCACAAAAACGAGAAGTAATTAACTCCGTTTTTAGCTATTCATTAACTCCAGAAGAAAGGCAGTCCTTTGAGCCATTTCTCATGCCTGGTCCTTACGAGATCTATACCAGTGATGGGCGTTTTGTTGATAGAGCTTCTGCCTGTCACGATAATACGGCGTTAACAGAAAGAGCAAGGTACAGCTATTACTACAATTCTGGTTACTCGCAGGCAGGAGCTGAATTGCGGAATGCAGGTTATTCAGATTGGCGAATTGTGCGGTTTCCCATCTCAGTCGAACAAGAACAGTTCGTACGGTATCGATTCTGGAATGCGATTGGGTACAACCATGCGGATAGTGGTTGGTGGATTGCCTGGGTGCCTGAGACTGGACGTTTTGAGATTAATGCCCCTGTGGGCTTTAATCCGCAGCAACTACAGCGGTTTTGGCGAGTGGCTCCATCACAATACCACTATGATGTGGTCACAATTGATGGAACGCTCGTCCAACAACGTTAG
- a CDS encoding CHAT domain-containing protein: MASISIIIPVYNRESYLATTIASVLRQSRRDFEVLIWDDGSTDRSLDIARYYAKRDRRVRVISAPNQGLAAVCQQAIAQTQSDYFGIVDSDDGLAPTALEETCAVLDDHPKAGMVYTNYVEIDSAGNLKGYGHRCRTPYSKEQLLLTFMTFHFRLIRRSTFEAIGGVNLAAGQIYDYDLCLRLSEAAEIRHVAKPLYYYRVHNHRLSHERHLEQIFLSRQVILQAMERRGLSDRFELDFQLALVGDDFQGRFALCPKVPSTSVTPKSSSTLGDFGGRKQPNVSQRWLASHPQLLRRTGALLAALPLAGAIGAGRAVAQSIVPANDRTQTTVTRQGDLYNITGGQLSGDGANLFHSLEQFGLSAQEIANFQSNPAIQNILTRVVGGDPSIINGLLQVTGGNSNLYLLNPAGILFGANARLDVPAAFTATTATGIGFDNGWFSAVGTNDYAALVGNPSQFAFTGQPGAIVNAGSLNVPAGESISLLGGTVINTGTISAPGGQITIAAVPGENLVRISQAGSLLSLDIQPAQGNLPNASPITPVSLPELLTGGAIEGATGLTVGADGTVRLTSSGAQIPAQAGTAIASGVLDASNTNPQATNSQTVRVVGDRVGLLEANINVTGTSGGGTVLIGGDYQGQGTIPNSDRTVVSRNSTINADALETGNGGRVIVWADDSTSFLGTITARGGSQSGNGGFVEVSGRQNLLFDGNVDLTAINDTTGSLLLDPFNITIVAAGGTNDAELNDGADGIINEGDGPGLNYTISATALTTILGNITLEATNDIIISPGLSLNLLAPTANASTVTFRADANNDGVGEFRMDIASSIIAPNRNLFISGTDIIAGNLITENAINPFISPGIPVRDVTLTARNNVTVGNIDTRFTGTFGTAYDGGAVTITSTQGNITTNTIDTRSTGGDGGAVSLSGTRNITTDSIDTRSTTLANSGGNVALIGDLVFVDSTIPSLPTTSIATTGNAGTGTVAIQHAGGSTNAPFRIGGAFTNGTAGAINTATGLSFPMLAAGGVAPGTPAGITITSVNSAPVLPASAPLLTTPQDQALTFSYPTLGLTATDANGDVIEYRLVSIEPGATLSQNGTPLTVGAVFSGLGSLTYTPPAGSTGTRTAFSVRATDQLDGDGELSSSGATPVQVNVTATPTPIPTPTPTPIPTPTPIPTPTPTPTPIPTPTPTPGARVNDPRLDIPGPTLLTVEQDVPSVEIDTTINTIERNYTRQFESYLGFDQTPIATLDQAQAIAREIEEATGVKPAFVYVNFVPASVSAMDISIQAAPTDQLEVVVVTKETVIRRRIADATRAQVIATAQQFRGEVTNPRRVDTTSYLPTAQQLHRWFIEPITADLQAQEINNLVFLPDAGLRSLPYAALHDGQQFLVEQYSIGLMPSLSLTDTRYVDIRNSTVLAMGISESTQGQVPLPGVPVELTTIALDLWRGSVYLNDRVTLDTLKRSREETPYGIIHMATHADIVAGSNDQSYIQLWNDKLRMDQLRELGWNDPPVNLLVLSACRTALGNEEAELGFAGLAVQAGVKSVLASLWYVSDAGTAALMTGFYQSLNTASTKAEALRQAQVAMASGQVFIREGTIQGLNKPITIPGISRDTGDRSLSHPYYWAAFTLVGNPW; encoded by the coding sequence ATGGCTTCTATCTCTATCATCATTCCCGTCTACAACCGAGAGTCTTATCTAGCAACAACGATCGCCAGTGTGCTACGCCAAAGCCGGCGTGATTTTGAGGTGTTGATCTGGGATGATGGCTCGACGGATCGCTCCCTGGATATTGCCAGATACTATGCCAAACGCGATCGCCGAGTGCGTGTGATCTCTGCGCCTAATCAAGGGTTGGCTGCCGTTTGCCAGCAAGCGATCGCCCAGACGCAGAGTGACTATTTTGGCATTGTGGACAGTGATGACGGGTTAGCTCCCACCGCGTTAGAGGAGACATGCGCAGTTCTAGATGACCATCCCAAAGCGGGTATGGTCTACACCAACTATGTCGAAATTGACTCAGCGGGCAATCTCAAGGGCTATGGTCACCGCTGTCGCACGCCCTATTCCAAAGAGCAGTTGTTGCTGACTTTCATGACGTTCCATTTTCGGTTGATCCGGCGATCGACCTTTGAGGCAATTGGTGGAGTTAATTTGGCGGCGGGGCAAATCTACGACTATGACCTGTGTTTGCGCTTATCAGAAGCGGCGGAGATTCGGCACGTAGCCAAGCCGCTCTACTACTACCGTGTTCACAACCATCGTCTGAGTCACGAACGCCATCTAGAGCAGATTTTTCTGTCGCGACAGGTGATTTTGCAGGCAATGGAACGACGGGGATTGAGCGATCGCTTTGAGCTTGATTTTCAGCTTGCTTTGGTTGGGGATGACTTTCAGGGACGGTTTGCGTTATGCCCCAAAGTGCCTTCTACTAGCGTCACTCCCAAAAGTTCCTCAACCCTGGGGGATTTCGGGGGCAGAAAACAACCAAATGTTTCCCAGCGTTGGTTAGCCTCCCATCCTCAATTGCTTCGGCGCACGGGGGCGTTACTCGCGGCTCTGCCGTTAGCGGGGGCGATCGGTGCAGGTCGGGCAGTGGCGCAGTCGATTGTTCCGGCAAATGACAGGACACAAACGACCGTCACTCGGCAGGGTGATCTCTACAACATCACAGGTGGGCAGTTATCCGGTGATGGGGCAAATCTGTTTCACAGCCTGGAGCAGTTTGGGCTGAGTGCTCAAGAGATTGCCAATTTTCAATCTAATCCTGCGATTCAAAACATCCTGACGCGAGTGGTGGGGGGCGATCCGTCTATCATCAATGGGTTGTTACAGGTGACGGGAGGCAACTCAAATCTGTATCTGCTCAACCCGGCGGGCATTTTGTTTGGGGCAAACGCCCGGTTAGATGTGCCTGCGGCATTCACCGCCACGACGGCTACAGGCATCGGCTTTGATAACGGTTGGTTTAGTGCTGTAGGCACCAACGATTATGCAGCGTTGGTGGGCAACCCCAGCCAGTTTGCCTTTACAGGTCAACCGGGAGCCATTGTGAATGCGGGCTCTCTCAATGTGCCTGCGGGGGAATCGATTAGCCTGTTGGGGGGAACCGTCATTAATACGGGGACGATTTCTGCTCCTGGTGGTCAAATTACGATCGCCGCTGTTCCCGGAGAGAATCTGGTTCGCATTAGTCAGGCTGGTAGCCTCTTGAGTCTGGATATACAACCCGCCCAAGGCAACTTACCCAATGCCTCACCGATCACTCCCGTGTCGTTGCCGGAGTTGCTGACAGGCGGTGCGATCGAAGGGGCGACGGGGTTAACCGTCGGGGCAGATGGGACGGTGCGCCTGACCAGTTCTGGTGCCCAAATTCCAGCACAGGCAGGAACCGCCATTGCCTCTGGAGTGCTGGATGCCTCCAACACAAACCCCCAAGCAACTAACTCTCAAACGGTGCGAGTTGTGGGCGATCGCGTCGGATTACTCGAAGCCAACATCAACGTCACGGGCACCAGTGGCGGGGGAACGGTGTTGATCGGTGGCGACTATCAGGGACAGGGCACGATTCCAAACAGCGATCGCACCGTGGTCAGCCGCAACTCTACGATCAACGCCGACGCTTTGGAAACGGGCAATGGCGGCAGGGTCATCGTGTGGGCAGACGATAGCACCTCGTTTTTAGGCACGATTACGGCGCGAGGTGGTAGCCAGTCGGGCAATGGCGGATTCGTTGAGGTGTCGGGAAGACAAAATTTGCTCTTTGATGGCAACGTTGATCTAACGGCAATCAACGACACAACGGGATCACTCCTGCTCGACCCGTTCAATATTACGATTGTGGCGGCGGGAGGCACCAATGATGCAGAACTCAATGACGGGGCTGATGGCATCATCAACGAGGGCGACGGTCCTGGGCTGAACTACACCATCAGTGCGACAGCTCTTACAACTATTTTGGGCAACATTACCCTGGAAGCCACCAATGACATCATTATTTCCCCTGGCTTATCTTTAAATCTGCTCGCTCCGACGGCTAACGCCAGCACTGTTACCTTTAGAGCTGATGCCAATAATGATGGGGTTGGAGAATTTCGCATGGATATTGCCAGTAGCATCATTGCTCCTAACCGCAATCTCTTCATCTCAGGGACTGACATCATCGCTGGCAACCTCATCACAGAAAACGCAATTAATCCCTTCATCTCACCCGGCATTCCTGTCAGGGACGTGACTCTCACAGCCCGCAATAACGTCACTGTAGGCAATATTGACACTCGATTTACAGGTACGTTTGGCACTGCCTATGACGGTGGAGCGGTTACGATTACCAGCACCCAAGGCAATATCACAACCAACACGATTGACACTCGCAGCACTGGAGGGGATGGCGGAGCAGTCAGTTTATCAGGCACAAGGAATATAACCACTGACTCTATTGATACCCGTAGCACAACCCTGGCAAATAGTGGCGGTAACGTCGCTCTGATTGGAGATTTGGTATTTGTCGATAGTACGATTCCTTCGTTACCGACGACTAGCATTGCTACGACTGGCAATGCTGGCACTGGGACTGTAGCAATTCAACATGCTGGGGGTTCAACCAACGCACCTTTTAGAATCGGTGGAGCCTTTACGAACGGCACAGCGGGGGCAATTAATACTGCCACAGGGTTGAGCTTTCCGATGTTAGCCGCAGGGGGTGTGGCTCCGGGAACTCCCGCCGGGATCACCATTACCTCCGTGAATTCGGCTCCGGTGTTGCCAGCATCAGCACCCCTATTGACTACACCGCAAGACCAGGCGTTGACATTTTCGTATCCCACGCTGGGTCTGACTGCGACCGATGCGAATGGGGACGTGATTGAATACCGCCTTGTCAGCATCGAACCGGGAGCCACCCTCAGCCAGAATGGCACTCCGCTAACGGTGGGGGCGGTTTTCTCTGGCCTTGGCAGTCTGACCTATACTCCGCCTGCTGGCTCGACTGGCACTCGTACCGCTTTTTCTGTAAGAGCGACCGATCAACTCGATGGCGATGGGGAGCTATCCAGTTCGGGAGCGACTCCTGTGCAGGTTAATGTCACTGCGACGCCGACGCCGATTCCCACACCGACGCCGACGCCGATTCCCACACCAACGCCGATTCCCACCCCGACCCCAACCCCGACGCCGATTCCCACACCGACCCCGACCCCCGGGGCCCGGGTTAATGATCCTCGGCTTGACATTCCGGGGCCAACACTTCTCACGGTTGAGCAAGATGTGCCGTCTGTGGAAATTGACACCACTATCAATACGATAGAGCGGAATTACACCCGACAGTTTGAATCCTATCTGGGATTTGACCAAACCCCGATCGCCACGTTAGATCAGGCACAGGCGATCGCCCGTGAGATCGAAGAGGCGACCGGCGTGAAACCCGCCTTTGTCTATGTCAACTTTGTCCCGGCATCCGTGAGCGCAATGGACATTTCGATTCAAGCTGCTCCTACTGATCAGTTAGAAGTGGTGGTTGTCACTAAAGAAACGGTGATTCGGCGACGCATTGCTGACGCGACTCGCGCCCAAGTGATTGCAACGGCGCAACAGTTTCGGGGAGAAGTGACCAATCCCCGCAGAGTTGATACCACGAGCTATTTACCCACCGCTCAGCAACTCCATCGCTGGTTTATCGAACCGATCACCGCTGATTTGCAAGCTCAGGAGATCAACAACCTTGTATTTTTGCCAGATGCAGGGTTGCGATCGCTCCCCTATGCTGCTCTACACGATGGGCAACAGTTTTTGGTCGAGCAATACAGTATCGGATTAATGCCCAGTCTCAGTCTGACCGATACACGCTATGTTGATATCCGCAACTCCACCGTGTTAGCAATGGGAATCTCAGAGAGTACTCAGGGGCAAGTTCCACTGCCGGGAGTGCCCGTTGAGTTAACCACGATCGCGCTGGATCTGTGGCGTGGCAGTGTTTATCTTAACGATCGCGTAACGCTGGATACCCTCAAGCGCAGTCGTGAGGAAACGCCTTACGGCATTATTCACATGGCAACTCACGCAGATATTGTCGCAGGGTCGAATGACCAATCTTACATTCAGTTGTGGAACGACAAACTGCGCATGGATCAGTTGCGGGAACTGGGCTGGAACGACCCGCCAGTCAACCTGCTGGTGCTGAGTGCCTGTCGCACCGCACTCGGCAATGAAGAGGCAGAGTTGGGGTTTGCCGGATTGGCAGTTCAGGCGGGTGTGAAATCCGTTCTGGCAAGTCTCTGGTATGTCAGTGATGCGGGGACGGCTGCCCTGATGACTGGGTTTTATCAGTCCCTCAATACGGCTTCCACCAAAGCAGAGGCACTGCGTCAGGCGCAAGTCGCAATGGCAAGCGGGCAAGTTTTCATTCGAGAGGGCACGATTCAAGGTTTAAACAAACCAATCACAATTCCCGGTATTAGTCGCGACACGGGCGATCGCTCCCTGTCCCATCCCTACTACTGGGCTGCTTTCACCCTGGTTGGTAATCCCTGGTAA
- a CDS encoding chemotaxis protein produces the protein MDSPLQPSLSSTLGELPLCGCWVKSTDPGEHVEQLFEQQPDLPGVIVLEDSRIVGVISRRRFFRSLSKGFGQEIFLRRPIKIFIEQMQKVSFLRLSSRDSVQRAMQMALSRPADDKHEPIVVIMDESMPSGEPNCFLLAFDVLLLAQTEILAVVNCEIQEQALKLEEERQKVNQYAHLLEQQQAVIRERNQQLEKNQAELLERSEEIANLNQRFFQIGQLLSVEGAKAFRATFKSANAICLNTGVIVTNGQLLNQELDTVRGISNMIEKVSQQVRHLAIQAAIVANHDGARMSGFSYITEEIRKLGTQTFEAGRQMDLIASRLESRIEELTNSAQTCTTVARSLVGEIESARAALAELEQLVEIESAKDVATGVSGEAQAFVQRIEVLEDTLSELKELMKNKDSKYLVQKIKSVLDTNKTKPIMGS, from the coding sequence ATGGATAGCCCACTTCAGCCCTCCCTCTCATCGACGCTCGGTGAACTTCCCCTGTGTGGTTGTTGGGTCAAATCAACAGACCCCGGAGAGCATGTCGAACAGCTATTTGAACAACAACCCGATCTCCCTGGAGTCATCGTGTTAGAAGATTCGAGGATTGTCGGAGTGATCTCGCGTCGGCGTTTCTTTCGATCGCTCAGTAAAGGATTCGGTCAAGAGATCTTTTTGAGACGACCGATCAAAATCTTTATTGAGCAAATGCAGAAAGTATCTTTTTTGCGGCTTTCATCTAGAGATAGCGTGCAACGAGCGATGCAAATGGCGTTGAGTCGTCCCGCCGATGACAAACATGAACCTATTGTCGTGATCATGGATGAGTCTATGCCATCTGGAGAGCCCAATTGCTTTCTACTGGCGTTTGACGTTCTGCTACTCGCCCAAACTGAAATTTTGGCAGTTGTCAATTGTGAAATTCAAGAACAAGCTCTTAAACTCGAAGAAGAACGGCAAAAGGTGAATCAATACGCTCACCTCTTAGAGCAACAGCAAGCCGTCATTCGGGAACGTAATCAACAATTAGAGAAGAATCAAGCTGAATTGTTAGAGCGATCGGAGGAGATTGCCAATCTCAATCAGCGATTCTTTCAAATTGGGCAACTTCTCTCAGTGGAAGGGGCAAAAGCCTTTCGAGCCACTTTTAAGAGTGCAAATGCGATTTGTTTAAATACAGGTGTGATCGTCACCAATGGTCAACTCCTAAATCAAGAGCTTGACACTGTTCGCGGCATCTCCAACATGATTGAGAAAGTCAGCCAACAGGTGCGCCATCTTGCCATTCAAGCAGCGATCGTGGCAAATCATGACGGTGCCAGAATGTCGGGGTTTAGCTATATCACTGAAGAGATTCGCAAATTAGGAACTCAGACCTTTGAAGCTGGACGACAAATGGATTTAATCGCCAGTCGCTTAGAATCTCGCATTGAAGAATTGACTAACTCCGCCCAGACCTGTACTACTGTGGCGCGATCGCTGGTAGGCGAAATTGAGAGTGCGCGGGCAGCCCTGGCAGAGTTAGAACAACTGGTCGAAATTGAATCAGCGAAGGACGTTGCAACTGGGGTATCAGGTGAGGCACAAGCTTTTGTGCAACGCATCGAAGTTCTTGAAGATACGTTGTCTGAGTTAAAAGAATTAATGAAAAACAAAGACTCGAAGTATCTTGTACAGAAGATTAAAAGTGTCTTGGATACCAATAAAACGAAACCCATAATGGGAAGTTAA
- a CDS encoding photosystem II reaction center protein K has protein sequence MEAALLLAKLPEAYSIFDPLVDVLPLIPLFFFLLAFVWQAAVGFR, from the coding sequence ATGGAAGCAGCATTGCTCTTAGCAAAGTTACCGGAAGCCTATTCCATTTTTGACCCCCTGGTAGATGTTCTGCCCCTGATTCCGTTGTTCTTCTTCCTGCTTGCGTTTGTTTGGCAAGCCGCAGTTGGTTTTAGATAA
- a CDS encoding homocysteine S-methyltransferase family protein, which yields MAQYRHNLPQLSSDLFITDGGLETTLVFHHDIDIPEFAAFDLLKNSTGYQTLHNYFRTYATLAQTYQVGIILESATWRANPDWGTKLGYDAESLTNLNRQAIALLHQIRQEYETPRSPIVISGCLGPRGDGYTPAQAMTTHEAADYHRPQIEVFREAGADLVTAMTINYVQEAIGIVRATQATEMPVVISFTLETDGHLPTGQSLKEAILQVDAATDQAPAYYMINCAHPTHFAATLSGGEPWLDRIRGIRANASSKSHAELNESETLDEGNPVELGKQLHDLQLILKHLNVLGGCCGTDDRHIEAICKACLPILWTHLSQGYAKTRTAL from the coding sequence ATGGCTCAATACAGACACAACCTACCTCAACTATCCAGTGATTTATTTATCACCGATGGTGGACTGGAAACTACACTTGTTTTTCACCACGATATTGACATCCCAGAATTCGCAGCCTTTGACCTGCTCAAAAACTCGACTGGTTACCAAACATTGCACAACTATTTCCGTACCTATGCCACCCTGGCACAAACCTATCAAGTTGGCATCATTCTAGAAAGCGCCACCTGGCGAGCGAATCCTGATTGGGGTACGAAACTGGGCTACGACGCAGAATCCTTAACCAACCTGAATCGTCAGGCGATCGCCCTCCTTCATCAGATCCGCCAGGAATACGAAACCCCACGCTCCCCCATTGTCATCAGTGGCTGTCTTGGCCCCCGAGGCGATGGTTACACTCCGGCTCAAGCGATGACCACCCATGAAGCTGCTGATTATCACCGACCCCAGATCGAGGTCTTTCGTGAGGCGGGGGCTGATCTCGTGACCGCCATGACGATTAACTATGTACAAGAGGCGATCGGGATTGTTCGTGCCACCCAAGCCACCGAAATGCCTGTGGTCATCTCCTTTACCCTGGAAACTGATGGTCATCTACCGACTGGTCAAAGCTTAAAAGAAGCTATTTTACAGGTAGATGCAGCTACTGACCAAGCACCAGCTTACTACATGATTAACTGCGCTCATCCCACCCATTTTGCAGCAACGCTTTCTGGTGGAGAACCCTGGCTCGATCGCATTCGAGGTATTCGCGCCAATGCCTCTAGCAAAAGTCATGCCGAACTGAATGAGTCAGAAACCCTGGATGAAGGCAATCCCGTAGAACTGGGTAAACAGTTGCATGACTTACAATTAATCTTGAAGCATCTCAACGTGCTGGGTGGCTGTTGTGGTACTGACGATCGCCATATCGAAGCTATCTGCAAAGCCTGTTTGCCTATATTATGGACGCATTTATCTCAAGGCTACGCTAAGACGAGGACAGCTTTATGA